Proteins from one Fragaria vesca subsp. vesca linkage group LG6, FraVesHawaii_1.0, whole genome shotgun sequence genomic window:
- the LOC101294674 gene encoding heme-binding-like protein At3g10130, chloroplastic-like: MGMVFGKICVETPKYQVLKSTADYEIRQYPPSVIAQVTYDPSVFKGDKDGGFSVLANYIGAFGKPQNTKPEKIAMTAPVITQQSTAEKIAMTAPVVTKEAGDAKTVTMQFLLPAKYQKAEEAPKPVDERVVIREEGGRKYGVVTFGGSASEQVVEDRVEKLKRALEKDGFKITGEYLLARFNPPWTLPAFRTNEVMIPVE; the protein is encoded by the coding sequence ATGGGCATGGTATTTGGAAAAATTTGTGTAGAAACCCCGAAATACCAGGTCCTTAAATCCACAGCTGATTATGAAATCCGGCAGTATCCACCATCAGTGATAGCTCAGGTGACCTATGATCCATCAGTGTTCAAGGGCGACAAAGACGGTGGCTTCTCTGTGCTGGCCAATTACATCGGCGCTTTTGGCAAGCCCCAGAACACCAAGCCTGAGAAGATAGCCATGACAGCTCCAGTCATAACCCAACAGAGCACAGCTGAGAAGATCGCCATGACAGCTCCTGTTGTGACCAAAGAAGCCGGAGACGCGAAGACGGTGACAATGCAATTCCTGCTGCCTGCTAAGTATCAGAAGGCAGAGGAGGCGCCAAAGCCGGTGGATGAGAGAGTGGTGATTAGGGAAGAGGGTGGGAGGAAGTATGGGGTGGTGACTTTTGGAGGATCGGCGTCGGAGCAGGTGGTGGAGGATAGGGTGGAGAAACTGAAGAGGGCTTTGGAGAAAGATGGGTTTAAGATTACAGGGGAGTACTTGCTGGCAAGGTTTAACCCACCTTGGACTTTGCCTGCATTTAGGACTAATGAGGTTATGATCCCAGTTGAGTGA
- the LOC101296973 gene encoding immediate early response 3-interacting protein 1-like, giving the protein MGLWTLIQGMLLFANGLAILNEDRFLGPRGWTMLEVQRGNRSTMKGQLIGLIYACQYFRFMLILINFITIILKLIYG; this is encoded by the coding sequence ATGGGGTTATGGACTTTGATTCAAGGCATGTTGTTATTTGCAAACGGATTGGCGATTCTAAATGAGGATCGGTTTCTAGGTCCGAGAGGTTGGACCATGCTGGAAGTTCAGAGAGGGAATAGGAGTACGATGAAGGGGCAGCTTATAGGGCTTATATATGCGTGCCAGTACTTCAGATTTATGCTCATTCTCATCAACTTCATAACTATTATTCTGAAACTCATATATGGCTGA